A single window of Rhipicephalus microplus isolate Deutch F79 chromosome 5, USDA_Rmic, whole genome shotgun sequence DNA harbors:
- the LOC119174882 gene encoding solute carrier family 41 member 1 isoform X1, whose translation MAERQTRHASNHPRYISSSIEVTELTEYLQEGNDLTAASVLHISEHCDGDGDGYCLDATEIRIKSSAARASAGSGDSEDDLWFEESIRATALQVFVPFLAAGFGTVGAGLLLDMVQHWPVFQNVTELFILVPALLGLKGNLEMTMAARMSTQANLGNMDTLREQWKSASGNMALVQCQATVVSLLASLFAVMMGFITERHFELRNALMLCASSLVTASVASLVLGSVMIGVVILSRKHHINPDNVAIPVAASLGDLTTLALLAGAGSLLFGGTEDVRLYLCVVIFFLLFIPLWVLIARSNTYTSSVLWSGWIPIISAMAISSLGGSILDMTVPTFENLAVFQPVISGVAGNLVAIQTSRLSTYLHQRTKIGARPIEAGGGICLDPCSAFFGKGRNARAARVLMMMVLPGHLVFTYTISFVRPSRMAVTPVFLLVYFSSALLQVFLLLYLSRCMVYWMWARQIDPDNAAIPYLTALGDLLGIGLLALSFHLLRALGDVNAMPQQLADVEFSTEPTDAALAVDGG comes from the exons CCATCCACGTTATATTTCCAGCTCGATCGAAGTGACAGAGTTGACGGAGTATTTACAGGAAGGAAACGACTTGACGGCCGCGAGCGTCCTGCACATCAGTGAGCACTG TGATGGCGACGGCGATGGGTACTGCTTGGACGCCACCGAGATTCGCATCAAGTCCAGCGCCGCCCGGGCGTCTGCCGGCAGCGGAGACAGCGAGGACGACCTATGGTTCGAGGAGTCCATCCGGGCCACGGCGCTGCAGGTGTTCGTGCCGTTCCTGGCAGCCGGCTTCGGCACGGTGGGCGCGGGGCTGTTGCTCGACATGGTGCAGCACTGGCCCGTCTTCCAGAACGTCACAGAGCTGTTCATCCTGGTGCCTGCGCTTCTGGGACTCAAGGGAAACCTCGAGATGACCATGGCGGCTCGTATGTCCACACAG GCCAACTTGGGCAACATGGACACGCTGCGCGAGCAGTGGAAGTCGGCAAGCGGCAACATGGCGCTGGTGCAGTGCCAGGCTACGGTGGTGTCGCTGCTGGCGTCGCTGTTCGCCGTCATGATGGGCTTCATCACGGAGCGCCACTTCGAATTGCGAAACGCGCTCATGCTGTGCGCCAGCAGCTTGGTGACGGCGAGTGTTGCCAGCCTGGTGCTCGGTTCCGTCATGATCGGCGTCGTCATCCTGTCGCGTAAGCACCACATCAACCCGGACAACGTAGCCATTCCCGTGGCCGCTTCGCTCGGAGACCTGACAACGCTGGCGCTGCTCGCGGGCGCCGGATCGCTGCTTTTCGGCGGCACCGAAGACGTGCGCCTCTACCTGTGCGTGGTCATTTTTTTCCTGCTGTTCATCCCGCTCTGGGTGCTCATCGCGCGCAGCAACACCTACACATCGTCCGTGCTGTGGAGTGGTTGGATACCCATCATCTCGGCGATGGCCATCTCCAG CCTCGGGGGTTCCATACTGGACATGACAGTGCCGACCTTCGAGAATCTGGCCGTTTTCCAGCCAGTCATCAGCG GTGTGGCGGGGAACCTGGTGGCGATCCAGACGAGCCGTCTGTCCACTTACCTGCACCAGCGCACCAAGATCGGCGCTCGTCCGATCGAGGCCGGAGGCGGCATCTGCCTCGACCCCTGCTCGGCCTTCTTCGGCAAAGGTCGCAACGCGCGCGCCGCCCGCGTCCTCATGATGATGGTCCTCCCTGGTCACCTGGTCTTCACCTACACCATCAGCTTCGTGCGGCCCAGCCGCATGGCCGTCACACCCGTGTTCCTGCTCGTCTATTTCTCGTCGGCGCTGCTTCAGGTTTTCCTGCTGCTGTACCTGTCGCGATGCATGGTGTACTGGATGTGGGCCCGCCAGATCGACCCTGACAACGCCGCAATCCCGTACTTGACGGCGCTAGGAGACCTGCTGGGCATCGGCctgctcgctctctcctttcacCTGCTGCGTGCTTTGGGAGACGTCAACGCCATGCCGCAGCAGCTCGCGGACGTGGAATTTTCGACGGAGCCGACCGATGCAGCACTGGCAGTGGACGGTGGCTGA
- the LOC119174882 gene encoding solute carrier family 41 member 1 isoform X2, which produces MAERQTRHASNSIEVTELTEYLQEGNDLTAASVLHISEHCDGDGDGYCLDATEIRIKSSAARASAGSGDSEDDLWFEESIRATALQVFVPFLAAGFGTVGAGLLLDMVQHWPVFQNVTELFILVPALLGLKGNLEMTMAARMSTQANLGNMDTLREQWKSASGNMALVQCQATVVSLLASLFAVMMGFITERHFELRNALMLCASSLVTASVASLVLGSVMIGVVILSRKHHINPDNVAIPVAASLGDLTTLALLAGAGSLLFGGTEDVRLYLCVVIFFLLFIPLWVLIARSNTYTSSVLWSGWIPIISAMAISSLGGSILDMTVPTFENLAVFQPVISGVAGNLVAIQTSRLSTYLHQRTKIGARPIEAGGGICLDPCSAFFGKGRNARAARVLMMMVLPGHLVFTYTISFVRPSRMAVTPVFLLVYFSSALLQVFLLLYLSRCMVYWMWARQIDPDNAAIPYLTALGDLLGIGLLALSFHLLRALGDVNAMPQQLADVEFSTEPTDAALAVDGG; this is translated from the exons CTCGATCGAAGTGACAGAGTTGACGGAGTATTTACAGGAAGGAAACGACTTGACGGCCGCGAGCGTCCTGCACATCAGTGAGCACTG TGATGGCGACGGCGATGGGTACTGCTTGGACGCCACCGAGATTCGCATCAAGTCCAGCGCCGCCCGGGCGTCTGCCGGCAGCGGAGACAGCGAGGACGACCTATGGTTCGAGGAGTCCATCCGGGCCACGGCGCTGCAGGTGTTCGTGCCGTTCCTGGCAGCCGGCTTCGGCACGGTGGGCGCGGGGCTGTTGCTCGACATGGTGCAGCACTGGCCCGTCTTCCAGAACGTCACAGAGCTGTTCATCCTGGTGCCTGCGCTTCTGGGACTCAAGGGAAACCTCGAGATGACCATGGCGGCTCGTATGTCCACACAG GCCAACTTGGGCAACATGGACACGCTGCGCGAGCAGTGGAAGTCGGCAAGCGGCAACATGGCGCTGGTGCAGTGCCAGGCTACGGTGGTGTCGCTGCTGGCGTCGCTGTTCGCCGTCATGATGGGCTTCATCACGGAGCGCCACTTCGAATTGCGAAACGCGCTCATGCTGTGCGCCAGCAGCTTGGTGACGGCGAGTGTTGCCAGCCTGGTGCTCGGTTCCGTCATGATCGGCGTCGTCATCCTGTCGCGTAAGCACCACATCAACCCGGACAACGTAGCCATTCCCGTGGCCGCTTCGCTCGGAGACCTGACAACGCTGGCGCTGCTCGCGGGCGCCGGATCGCTGCTTTTCGGCGGCACCGAAGACGTGCGCCTCTACCTGTGCGTGGTCATTTTTTTCCTGCTGTTCATCCCGCTCTGGGTGCTCATCGCGCGCAGCAACACCTACACATCGTCCGTGCTGTGGAGTGGTTGGATACCCATCATCTCGGCGATGGCCATCTCCAG CCTCGGGGGTTCCATACTGGACATGACAGTGCCGACCTTCGAGAATCTGGCCGTTTTCCAGCCAGTCATCAGCG GTGTGGCGGGGAACCTGGTGGCGATCCAGACGAGCCGTCTGTCCACTTACCTGCACCAGCGCACCAAGATCGGCGCTCGTCCGATCGAGGCCGGAGGCGGCATCTGCCTCGACCCCTGCTCGGCCTTCTTCGGCAAAGGTCGCAACGCGCGCGCCGCCCGCGTCCTCATGATGATGGTCCTCCCTGGTCACCTGGTCTTCACCTACACCATCAGCTTCGTGCGGCCCAGCCGCATGGCCGTCACACCCGTGTTCCTGCTCGTCTATTTCTCGTCGGCGCTGCTTCAGGTTTTCCTGCTGCTGTACCTGTCGCGATGCATGGTGTACTGGATGTGGGCCCGCCAGATCGACCCTGACAACGCCGCAATCCCGTACTTGACGGCGCTAGGAGACCTGCTGGGCATCGGCctgctcgctctctcctttcacCTGCTGCGTGCTTTGGGAGACGTCAACGCCATGCCGCAGCAGCTCGCGGACGTGGAATTTTCGACGGAGCCGACCGATGCAGCACTGGCAGTGGACGGTGGCTGA
- the LOC119173960 gene encoding uncharacterized protein LOC119173960, producing the protein MSTGGEETALVAAQPLPAGCRSRPFSTPSCNQPLRRMLVDARGSRPVTRPVPVACAGVELLLPATANPLCARLARDCHEQNATVSRLACGRLALVTTRALGAGEELRPWLSPALLAELGVPAALTPAHIRGHRCYACPDCGAAFEQPNPLKAHLALDACGAKPPRLAPPPRHACAFCGKLYSRRYGLKIHVRTHTGHKPLECRFCRRPFSDPSNLNKHVRLHAQRDSPYRCALCAKRLVRRRDLDRHLRARHQLEAQPVLAATRPTSATTTAASALS; encoded by the exons ATGAGTACCGGTGGCGAAGAGACGGCCCTCGTGGCCGCGCAACCACTGCCGGCCGGCTGCCGGTCTCGGCCCTTCTCGACGCCCTCCTGCAATCAGCCTCTGCGGCGGATGCTCGTCGACGCCCGCGGATCGCGGCCCGTGACGCGACCGGTGCCCGTGGCTTGCGCCGGCGTCGAGCTCCTCCTGCCGGCCACCGCGAACCCGCTGTGCGCGCGTCTCGCCCGCGACTGTCACGAGCAGAACGCGACCGTGTCGCGACTGGCCTGCGGTCGCCTCGCGCTCGTCACGACGCGCGCCCTGGGCGCGGGCGAGGAGCTGCGGCCCTGGCTCTCGCCCGCGCTGCTCGCCGAGCTCGGCGTGCCGGCGGCGCTGACGCCGGCGCACATCCGCGGACACCGGTGCTACGCGTGTCCCGACTGCGGCGCCGCCTTCGAGCAGCCCAACCCGCTCAAGGCGCACCTGGCGCTGGACGCGTGCGGCGCCAAGCCGCCGAGGTTGGCGCCTCCTCCCAGGCACGCGTGCGCCTTCTGCGGGAAACTCTACTCGCGCAG GTACGGCCTGAAGATTCACGTACGCACTCACACCGGTCACAAGCCCCTGGAGTGCCGTTTCTGCCGGAGGCCGTTCAGCGACCCGTCCAACCTGAACAAGCACGTACGCCTGCACGCGCAGCGGGACTCGCCTTACCGCTGCGCGCTGTGCGCCAAAAGACTGGTGCGCCGCCGAGACCTGGACCGACACCTTCGCGCGAGACATCAGCTTGAAGCTCAGCCTGTACTGGCAGCCACCAGGCCAACCTCTGCGACGACGACAGCAGCGTCGGCGCTCTCCTGA
- the LOC119174882 gene encoding solute carrier family 41 member 1 isoform X3 gives MAERQTRHASNHPRYISSSIEVTELTEYLQEGNDLTAASVLHISEHCDGDGDGYCLDATEIRIKSSAARASAGSGDSEDDLWFEESIRATALQVFVPFLAAGFGTVGAGLLLDMVQHWPVFQNVTELFILVPALLGLKGNLEMTMAARMSTQANLGNMDTLREQWKSASGNMALVQCQATVVSLLASLFAVMMGFITERHFELRNALMLCASSLVTASVASLVLGSVMIGVVILSRKHHINPDNVAIPVAASLGDLTTLALLAGAGSLLFGGTEDVRLYLCVVIFFLLFIPLWVLIARSNTYTSSVLWSGWIPIISAMAISRCGGEPGGDPDEPSVHLPAPAHQDRRSSDRGRRRHLPRPLLGLLRQRSQRARRPRPHDDGPPWSPGLHLHHQLRAAQPHGRHTRVPARLFLVGAASGFPAAVPVAMHGVLDVGPPDRP, from the exons CCATCCACGTTATATTTCCAGCTCGATCGAAGTGACAGAGTTGACGGAGTATTTACAGGAAGGAAACGACTTGACGGCCGCGAGCGTCCTGCACATCAGTGAGCACTG TGATGGCGACGGCGATGGGTACTGCTTGGACGCCACCGAGATTCGCATCAAGTCCAGCGCCGCCCGGGCGTCTGCCGGCAGCGGAGACAGCGAGGACGACCTATGGTTCGAGGAGTCCATCCGGGCCACGGCGCTGCAGGTGTTCGTGCCGTTCCTGGCAGCCGGCTTCGGCACGGTGGGCGCGGGGCTGTTGCTCGACATGGTGCAGCACTGGCCCGTCTTCCAGAACGTCACAGAGCTGTTCATCCTGGTGCCTGCGCTTCTGGGACTCAAGGGAAACCTCGAGATGACCATGGCGGCTCGTATGTCCACACAG GCCAACTTGGGCAACATGGACACGCTGCGCGAGCAGTGGAAGTCGGCAAGCGGCAACATGGCGCTGGTGCAGTGCCAGGCTACGGTGGTGTCGCTGCTGGCGTCGCTGTTCGCCGTCATGATGGGCTTCATCACGGAGCGCCACTTCGAATTGCGAAACGCGCTCATGCTGTGCGCCAGCAGCTTGGTGACGGCGAGTGTTGCCAGCCTGGTGCTCGGTTCCGTCATGATCGGCGTCGTCATCCTGTCGCGTAAGCACCACATCAACCCGGACAACGTAGCCATTCCCGTGGCCGCTTCGCTCGGAGACCTGACAACGCTGGCGCTGCTCGCGGGCGCCGGATCGCTGCTTTTCGGCGGCACCGAAGACGTGCGCCTCTACCTGTGCGTGGTCATTTTTTTCCTGCTGTTCATCCCGCTCTGGGTGCTCATCGCGCGCAGCAACACCTACACATCGTCCGTGCTGTGGAGTGGTTGGATACCCATCATCTCGGCGATGGCCATCTCCAG GTGTGGCGGGGAACCTGGTGGCGATCCAGACGAGCCGTCTGTCCACTTACCTGCACCAGCGCACCAAGATCGGCGCTCGTCCGATCGAGGCCGGAGGCGGCATCTGCCTCGACCCCTGCTCGGCCTTCTTCGGCAAAGGTCGCAACGCGCGCGCCGCCCGCGTCCTCATGATGATGGTCCTCCCTGGTCACCTGGTCTTCACCTACACCATCAGCTTCGTGCGGCCCAGCCGCATGGCCGTCACACCCGTGTTCCTGCTCGTCTATTTCTCGTCGGCGCTGCTTCAGGTTTTCCTGCTGCTGTACCTGTCGCGATGCATGGTGTACTGGATGTGGGCCCGCCAGATCGACCCTGA